GACGATGACCCCGTCACGCACGCGCAGGACGGCCATCGTCATCCGGGTGCGGATGGAGACGGTGACGACCGCCATCCGACCCTGCGCCCGGAGTGCCTCGCGCAGCAGGACGTATGGCTTGGTGGCCGACCTGTCCGGCTCCAGGTAGTAGCTCTTGTCCAGGAGCATCGGGTCGATCTGGTCCTCGGGGACGAACTTCTCGACGCTGATCTCCTTGCTGGAGCGCGTCGGCAGACCGGCCATGTCCTCGTCGGTGAGCACGACCATCTCGCCGTCCTCGGTCTCGTAACCCTTGGCGATGTCGTCGTAGGAGACCTCCTCGCCGTCGATGCTGCAGAAACGCTTGTAGCGGATCCGCCCTCCGTCGGTGCGGTGCACCTGGCGGAACTGCACGTCGTGGTTCTCCGTCGCGGAGTACAACCGGACCGGGACGTTGACGAGACCGAAGGAGACGGCCCCCTTCCAGATTGCGCGCATGGTCCCAGCATGCCCGTTGTCGGTGCGCACGTCAGCCCCACGGCCGCCCAGGTGGCTGCGCCAGGGACATCCGCCGCGCCCCGGCGCCGGGAACCGCCACGACGACGGTGGGTGCGTCGTGACCGAGGTCGGCGAAGGCCCGGGCCACTGCCTCCTGCGTGTGCACCCGGGCATCCTGCTCGACGAGCGCGAGGACGCCGCCACCGAACCCGCCGCCGGTCATGCGGGCACCGTGCGCCCGCCGAGAGCGCTGCACGGACCGCAACGTCCACCTGGGGAACGGTGATCTCGACGTCATCGCGCATGGAGGCGTGCGAGGCCGCCAGCACCGGACCGATGACACGTGGATCGCAGCAGACGAAGACAGATCCGCCCCGGCAGGTATGGAGCTGGCGATCGCGACATCCAGCCCGGGGACGTCGTGGCCCTGCTGCTGCAGGGCCCAGCCCACACCCGCGAGGTAGCCGGAGCGGACCTGAGCCGCCACGACGCGGCAACCACCCCATGAGGGCAGGATGGAGGCATGCGCCCGATGCTCGCCACGCTCACCGAGTCGGTCCCTGCGGGGCCGCAGTGGGTGCACGAGGTCAAGTGGGACGGCATGCGCGTCCTCGTCGAGGCGAAGGGGGGCGCCCTCACCGTGACGAGTCGCACGGACCGCGACGTCACGGTCGCCTACCCCGAGCTCGTACCCCTGGCCGACCTGTACGACGACATGGTGCTCGACGGTGAGCTCGTCGCCCTCGTTGACGGGCGCCCGTCCTTCGCCGGTCTGGCCGAGCGGATGCACGTCGGCAACGCGCGTCGGGCAGCGGCGCTCGCCTCGAGCCGACCCGTGACGCTCATGGCCTTCGACCTGCTCCGCCTGCTCGGGCAGGACCTCACCTCCCAGCCGTGGGCGGCCCGGCGGCAGCTCCTCGAGCAGCTCGAGATCGACGGTCCACGCTGGCAGGTCCCCCCGACCTACGACGACGGCGAGGGCCTGCTCGACGCGACCGCCGACCAGGGCCTGGAGGGCATCGTCAGCAAGCGCCGCGCCTCCGCCTACGCCAGCGGGCGCCGCTCCCCCGACTGGCTCAAGCTGCCGCACCGGCACAGCGAGTCGGTCGTCATCGGTGGTTGGCGCAGGGAGGTCGGCGGCTCCCTCCTGGGCGCGGTGCTCGTCGGCGTGCCGGGCCCGGACGGGTGGGACTTCGTCGGTCGGGTCGGTGCCGGCCTCGCCGGCCGCGCGGGGGCCGCCGTGCTCCACCGGCTGCGCCCGATCGAGCGGGGGGGCTCCCCCTTCGCCTCGCACGTGCCACGGGAGGACGCGACCGGGACGACGTGGGTCGAGCCCGAGGTCGTCATCGACGTCGCGAGCCTCGGCCGGGCCAGCGGGCGGCTGCGCCAGCCGTCGTACCTGCGGGTGCGCACCGACCTCACCTCCGCCGACCTGTGGGAGACCACCGATGGCTGATGCACACGGGTCCGTCACCCGGGTCGAGGTGGCCGGTCGCACGTTACGGCTGACCTCGCTGGAGAAGGTCATGTACCCCGCCACCGAGACCACCAAGGGGGAACTGCTCTCCTACTACGCCCGCGCCGGCGAGACGATCCTGGCCCACCTGGCGCAGCGGCCGGTCACGCGCGTGCGGTGGCCGCACGGGACCGGGGAGCAGAGCTTCTTCGAGAAGAACCTGCCCTCGGGGGCCCCGAGCTGGTTGCCGCGGGTACAGGTCGAGGACGTCACCTATCCGCTCGTGGAGGACCTGGCGCAGCTGACCTACCTGGTCAACCTGAACAGCATCGAGCTGCACGTCCCGCAGTGGCGGGTCGACGACGACGGCTCGCGGCTCAACCCCGACCGGCTCGTCATCGACCTGGACCCCGGGAAGCCGGCCGGGCTGCACGAGTGTGCGACGGTGGCCCTCCTGCTGCGTGAGCGGCTCGAGGGGCTCGGGCTCGACCTGTACCCGGTGACCTCCGGCAGCAAGGGGATGCAGCTCTACGCGCGGCTGGGCGGCGACCTCACGAGCGAGCAGGTCCGCGACCTGGCGCAGCAGCTCGCCCAGGAGATGACCCGGAAGCACCCCGACCTCGTGCTGTGGAAGATGACGAAGTCGCTGCGCCCGGGCAAGATCTTCCTCGACTGGAGCCAGAACGTCGCCGCCAAGACGACCGTGTGCCCCTACTCGATGCGCGGGCGGGACGACCCGTGGGTGGCGGCTCCGCGCACGTGGGACGAGGTCGAGGCGGGCGCTCAGGACGCCGGCGCACTGCGGCAGCTGGACTTCGAGGAGGTCGTCTCCCGGCTTCAGGAGCACGGCGACCTGCTGGCGCCACTGTTGCCCACCGACCGCTGAGCGTCTCCGAAACGTCCAAGACACCACCGGTCGAGGACGACAGAGTGGGGCCATGAACGAGATCCAGGTGTCCCCGAAGCTCGTCGTCAGCGACGCGAGCGCCGCCATTGCCTTCCTGGTCGAGGTCTTCGACGCCACCGAGGGACCGGTCCACCGGCACGACGGGTCGATCCAGCACGCCACCGTGCACCTCGGGGGGCGCACCCTCAGCCTCAAGGACGCCGACGAGCACGACCCCGTCCCGACACCGGGCGCGATCATCGAGGTCGTCTGCGCCGACCCGGACACCACCGCCGAGCGCGCTGTCGCCCACGGCGCCGAGGTGATCTTCCCGGTGGACGACCAGTTCTACGGGGCTCGCGCCGGGCGACTCGTCGATCCGTGGGGCACGCAGTGGCTGGTGACGACCCCGGTGGCTTCGGCCTAGCGCCCGCGCCCCGTGGAGGTGATGCGACGACGGATCACCCGCCAGTCGCCGTCCGCCCACCGAGGTGAGGTCTTACACCTGCCGCGGGCAGCCTGCGCAGGGGGCGAGTCCCGGCAGGGCGTACATCAGACAGCACGACGTCCGCTCGGGTGGTGGCGCGCCGGCGAGCCGGGCGAGGGCGATCTCCCACATGTCCTCGACCATGCCCAGGCGCTGTCGGCTGCTCATCTTCGTCGGCGTCGGCAGCTGGGTGGCCAGGGCGGTTCCGGTCTCCCGATAGCCGGCCCAGGCCGTGTCCAGACGATCGATGTCGTCGCCGACCCGCCGGTGGCCACCCGGCCGGACCTGCACCGCGACCGGGTAGAGGTAGGTCGGGTCGAGGTCCAGCGACCAGAGCCGCGGGTCCGCGTCGAGGGCGAAGGGGGTGTGCACCGCAGCCGTCGCAATGACCGTCGCGAGCGGGTCGAGCAGGTACTGCAGGACGAACGCCGAGGGCATCCCGGCGGGGGCGGTCCCCGACTGGGCGACCGTCACCTCGCGGTAGGCCGCGATCCACTCGGGTGCGATCGTCGTCGCTCGGGCCAGGGGAATGCCACGGTCCGGGTCACCGTCGTCGGCGACCCGGACCGTGAGGAAGGCAAGGTGCCGGTCGAGCTGCGCGAGCGCGGCGCGCAGCTCACCGGTGCTGAGCTCGCTCAGCCCTTGGCCTTGGCGTAGGCGTCGCGCACCTTCTTGCTGATCCGCCCACGATCGGACACGTCGTAGCCGTTGGCGCGGGCCCACTCTCGGATCTTGGCCAGCTCGTTGCTGTTGGAGCGGGTGGAGGACGCACCGCTGCTGCGTCGACCGGCCACGCGGCGACCGGCGCCGACGTACCCGGCGAGCGCGTCGCGCAGGGCGGTCGCGTTCTTCTCGTTGAGGTCGATCTCGTAACTGACGCCATCGAGACCGAAGGTGACGGTCTCGGTCGCGTCGCCGCCGTCGATGTCGTCCTCGAGGATGATCTGGACACGCTGGGCCATGTCGGACTCCGTTTCACTTGAAGAATGTCTTTGGTTGCATTCCACGATAGTCAAGAATCCCATGAATCACCCAATCAGTCGTCCACAGGCCCGTCCTTCTTCGGAAGAGGCTGGCGATTTCCCTTCAGGTCATCACCATGCTCCGCATTCCATTTCGCAATTGCCTTTCGTTCACTGCGGTCCGCCTCGATCATGTACCGGATGACCCAGTAGAAGAGATATGCGACTCCGACGGTGGGCAACAGCGCGGCAAGATACGGCCAGAAGTCGGAAAGGAACTCGCCCATGGTCAGGCCTCCGGCTTGGTGTGCGGGAAGAGGATGGTCTCGCGGATCCCGACCCCGGTGAAGAGCATGATCAGGCGATCGATCCCCAGACCGAGGCCGCCCATCGGTGGGGCACCGAACTCCAGTGCCCGCAGGAAGTCCTCGTCCAGCTGCATCGCTTCGTCATCACCCGCGGCCGCCCGACGGGACTGGTCCTCCAGCACCTCGCGTTGGATCAGCGGGTCGATGAGCTCGGAGAATGCCGTGCCGCGCTCGACGCCACCGATGAAGAGGTCCCAGGCCTCGATGAGGCCCTCCTTCCCCTGCTCCCGGTGCGGGCGCGCCAGGGGTTGGGCGATGGCGGGGTAGTCGCAGATGAAGGTCGGCTGGACGCAGGTCGGCTCCACCAGCTCGGCGACCAGCTCCATGGCGACCTTGCCGGCGTCCCACGCCGGGTCGAGGGCCACTCCCTTCGCCTGCGCGATCGCACGCAGACGCTCGATCGGGGTGGTCACGTCGACGTCCTCACCGACTGCCTCGCTCAGGGCCGGGTAGAACGAGAGCCACCGCCACTCGCCGTCGAGGTCGACATCTCCCGCAGGAGTGGTCACCTGACGGGTCCCGGCCACATCGGCGGCGGCGAGGACGAGCGACTGGATCAGCTCGGCCATCGTGAACTGGTCACCCCAGGCCTCGTACACCTCGAGCGAGGTGAATTCCGGGGAGTGGGTGGAGTCCACACCCTCGTTGCGGAAAAGGCGCCCCATCTCGTAGACGCGGTCCACGCCCCCGACAACCGCCTTCTTCAGCGGCAGCTCGAGAGCAATACGCAATGACATCCCCTGGTCGAAGGCATTCATGTGCGTCTCGAACGGGCGCGCCGCCGCACCACCGTGAATGAGCTGCAGCACCGGCGTCTCGATCTCGATGAATTCGCGCGCGTGCAACGTCTCGCGAATGGCCCGCACGATCCCCGCGCGCAGGCGGACCATGTCTCGGGCGTCCTGACGCACCACGAGGTCCGCATAACGCTGGCGCACGCGCGCCTCCTCCGACAGCTCCTTGTGCAGGACGGGAAGGGGGCGCAGCGCCTTCGAGGCCATCACCCATGAGGAGGCCATGACCGACAGCTCCCCGCGACGGGAGCGGATGACGCGGCCGGTGACCGCGACGTGGTCCCCCAGGTCCACGTCGTGCTTCCACGCATCGAGGGACTCCTGCCCGACCTCGGCCAGGGAGAGCATGACCTGCAGCCGCGTTCCGATCCCCTCCTGCAGCGCAGCGAAGGCGAGCTTGCCGGTGTTGCGGATGAACATCACGCGGCCGGCGACGGTGACGACGTCCTGGGTCTCCTCGCCGGTCTCGAGATGCCCCCAGGTGTCGCCCACCTGCGCAAGCGTGTGGGTGCGGGAGGTCCCGGCCGGGTAGGCCTGCTTGCCGTCGGCGAGGATGCGGTCGCGCTTCTCGCGCCGGATGCGCATCTGCTCCGGCAGCTCGTCGTCGGCAGGGGGCTCGGTCGGCTCGTCACTCACGGGTCACCACGATATCCGCGGTCCCTCCCCCACTCGAATCGCCGTCAAGCCCTCCTCCTCCCACCCAGCGAACTGCTGCAGGCTCGAGTTCGTGTTGCCAGCAGCACGACGTGGTGCTGCTCGCTCAACCAAATAGAGCCAGCAGCACTTCGTCGGGGAGGGCTCAGACCAGGTCGAGCGCGAGGTCGACGATCGGCGAGGAGTGGGTGAGCCCACCGACGCTCAGGTAGTCGATGCCGGTCGCGCCGTACTCGGCCGCGTCGTCGAGGGTCAGTCCGCCGGTCGCCTCGATCTCGACGCTCTCACCGCGCCCGGCGACCCACTCCCGCGCCGCGACGACGGTCGCACGCAGCAGATCCACGGACATGTTGTCGCACATGAGGAACCGCGCCCCCGCCGCCAACGCCTCCAGCGCCTGCTCGGTGGACTCCACCTCGACCTCGATCGTGACGTCGGGGTATCGCTCCCGGATCGCGGTGTAGGCGGGCGCCACTCCCCCGGCGGCGACGACGTGGTTGTCCTTGACCATCGCGACGTCGTACAGGCCCATCCGCTTGTTCGTCCCGCCACCGGCGCGCACGGCGTACTTCTCCAGCTCACGCAGCCCGGGGGTCGTCTTGCGGGTGTCCAGGACGGTGCACCCGGTGCCGGCGAGCGCGTCGGCCCACCGGCGCGTGTGCGAGGCGATGCCGGTCAGGCGCGACATGACGTTGAGCAACGTGCGCTCGGCCATGAGCACCTGTTGCGTCGAGCCGCGGAGCAGGGCGATGACGTCACCGACACCCAGCCGGGCGCCGTCGGTGATCCGCACCTCGAGCGAAGGGGGCGTCCCCGACGTCAGCGAGGCCACGCCGTCGAGGACGAGCGCGATCACCGGCCCACCGGCGAGGACACCGGGCTCCCGGGCGACGACGTGGCCGGTCGTCACCTGGTCGAGGGGGATGGTCGCGGAGCTGGTGACGTCGAGCCCGTCGGGCCCGAGGTCCTCGGCGAGCGCGGTGGTCACGAGCCGTTGAGCGGCCTCGATCGGGAAGTCCGGGTCGGTCACGGCACACCCTCCAGCGCCTCGGTCTCGTCTGCGTCGCTCACGTCCTGCGGCCAGGCGAGGTCGACGTCCAGCCGGATCACCACGAGCTCGCCGTCACCCGGGTCGCGTACGTGGACGAGATGCGCGGACCAGTCCTCGTCGTCGCTGTCCGGGTGGTCGCGGCGCACGTGGCCGCCGCGGGTCTCCTCGCGCAGGTGCGCGGCGGTGGCCAGCGCCTGCCCGAGGTGGAGCAGGTTGGTCGTCTCCCAGCTGTGCGGTCCCGGCTCGGCATCGGACGTGGTCCCGGCCAGCTCCACCAAGGAGGCCAGCGCCGAGGACGTCGACTCGCGCGAGCGAAGGGGGCCGACCCCCTTCGTCATCGTCGCCTGCAGGACGTCACGCTGACCGGCGTCGAGCAGGCCGGCGCTCCCTTCGCCCGAAGCGCCCACGAGGGGCAGCTCACCGGCTGCCAGCCGCGCCACGAGGTCATCGGCAATCCGGTGGGCGAAGACGAGGCCCTCGAGCAGGGAGTTGCTCGCGAGCCGGTTGGCACCGTGCACGCCGGTGCACGAGGCCTCCCCGCAGGCGTAGAGGCCGGGCAGGTTGGTGCGTCCGCGCAGATCCGTGCGGACCCCGCCGGAGGCGTAGTGCTGCGCCGGGGCAACGGGGATGGGTTCGGTCGCGGGGTCGATGCCCAGCTCTCGGCACCGGGCGACGATCGTCGGGAAGCGCAGCTCGAGGAACTGACTGCCGAGGTGCCGCGCGTCGAGGAGGACGTGATCGGTCTCGGTCGCCTGCATCCGCTCGAGGATGGCGCGGGCGACGACATCACGCGGGGCGAGATCGGCCATCGGGTGCACATCGGCCATGAAGGCCCTGCCGGTCGAGTCGACCAGGACCGCGCCCTCGCCTCGCACCGCCTCGGAGATCAGCGGTTGCTGACCACTGGCCCCGGGGCCCAGGTGCAGGACGGTGGGGTGGAACTGCACGAATTCGACGTCCACGAGCGCCGCCCCGGCTCGCAGCGCGGCAGCCATACCGTCCCCGGTGGCGACGGAGGGGTTGGTGGTCGCGGAGTAGATCTGCCCCAGACCACCGGTGGCGAGGACGACAGCCCTCGCCCGTGCTGCCCCGACCCCGTCGATCTCGCCCTCGCCGATGACGTGGACGGTGGCACCACACACACTGCCCTCGTCCGAGGTGAGCAGGTCGACCACGAGCGCGTTCTCGATGATCTCGATCCCGGGGTCGGCCCGCACCGCCTCGAGCTGGGCGATGAGCGCCCGGGAGATCTCTGCCCCGGTGGCGTCACCGCCGGCGTGCGCGATCCGGTCGCGGCGGTGGCCACCCTCGCGGGTGAGGGTGATCGCGCCGGAGTCGTCGGTGTCGAAGCGAGCCCCGAGACCGATGAGCTCGCGCACCCGCGCCGGCCCCTCGGTGACGAGCACCTCGACGGCCGACTCGTCACACAGGCCGATGCCGGCGACGAGGGTGTCGTCGAGGTGCTCGTGCGGGGAGTCCTCGGGGGCGAGCGCGGCGGCGATCCCGCCCTGGGCCCACGCGGTCGACCCGGCGGACAGCTCGGTCTTGGTCACGAGCAGCACCCGAGCGACGTGCTCGCGCAGCCGCAGCGCGCAGGTCAGGCCGGCGATGCCGGAGCCGACGACGAGGACGTCGGCCTCGGCCGTCCAACCGGGCAGTGGGGAGGTCAGGAACCGCGGCAGGACGACCGGAGCCGCCCCCGCCGGCTCATGCACCGCTGGTTCCGCCACCCGGGTGCTCGCGGTGGGTGACCGCCGAGGTCATCAGCCCGTATCCCTCGGGTACGTCGCCGGCGTCGTGGTACTGCTGCACGATCCGATTGTCCTCGTCGACGAAGACGACCTGCGGCTCGAAAGTCCGTGCCTCGTGGTCGTCCATGGACGCATAGGCGATGATGATGATCGTGTCACCGGGCTGCACCAGACGCGCGGCGGCGCCGTTGATGCAGATGGTCCCGGAGCCGCGATCGCCCTCGATGGCGTAGGTGGTCAGCCGGCTGCCGTTGTCGACGTCGACGATGTCGACCTGCTGGCCGGGGAGCATGTCCGCGGCGTCCATGAGGTCGCGGTCGATCGTCAGCGACCCGACGTAGTGCAGATCTGCCTGGGTGACCGTGGCCCGGTGGATCTTGCTGTGGAGCATGTAGCGCTGCACGACGGTTTGTCCTTCGTCTCGGCGGTTGACCGTCGTCCAGTCTCTCAGAGGCGCGGGGGTGGAGTCACCGCCGCTCCGAGGAGATCTGCCCCACGACTGGATCGGACCGACCCCTGGTGGCCCGGAAATCGCCCCTGCCCCGGTCGCAGGCGCCTTCGCCCAGCTCAGGCGTGCAGGTCGGCGTGCGGGACGTCGGAGAAGACCTCGAGCGCCCCACCGCCCGGGCCGACGAGGACCGGGATGTTGTCGATGAGGCGGGTGGTGCCGACCCGCGCGGCGACGGCCAGCAGGGCCTCTCCGCGATACCACTCGGGCACCTCCGCCAGGCTCGACGGGTGGACGAGCACGAGGTAGTCCGAGAGCGCGAGCGGCTCGGTGACGAGCACCTCCCGGGCGGCCCGACGGATCGCCGAGGGCCCCTCCTCCGCGCGGTCCGCACCGGCCCGCAGGGCACGGGAGAGCACCAACGCGGCCTCCCGGTCGCTCCCGGAGAGATAGGTGTTGCGACTGCTCATGGCCAGGCCGTCCTCCTCGCGCACCGTCGGCACGGAGACCACCGTCGCGGGGAAGTCGATGTCGCGCACCATCCGCCGGATGAGCAGCAGCTGCTGGGCGTCCTTCTGCCCGTAGTAGAAGCGGTCACCACGGGTGAGGTGCATCAGCTTGGCGACGACCGTGAGCATCCCGTCGAAGTGGCCGGGGCGCGACTGACCCTCGAGGACGTCCCCGAGCGGACCGGCGGAGATGCGCACGCCGGGGTCCCCGTCCGGGTAGATCACGTCCGGGGTGGGCGCGAAGACGAGGTCGACGCCCTCGCGCCTGCAGATCGCCAGGTCGTCGTCGAAGGTCCGCGGGTACTTCGACAGGTCCTCCCCCACCCCGAACTGCAAGGGGTTGAGGAAGATCGTCACGAGCACGTGGCGAGCCCGCTCGCGAGCGGTGCGGATGAGCCGGGCGTGCCCCTCGTGGAGGGCGCCCATGGTCATCACGACGGCCACCTCGCCGTCGGCGAGGTCGGCCCGGGCGGCGGCGAGCTCGTCCCGACTGCGGGTGACGAGGGGTTCGGTGGTCATCGGGTCTCCTCGTGGAGGGTGTTCAGGATCGTCTCGGCCACGTCCCCACGCAGTCGACCTGCCCGGGTGGCACGCAGTGCGGTGGCCCTGGCCTGGGCGCGGTAGGCGGATCGGATGTCCTGCGGCAGGTCCGCCAGCTCGTCCAGGTGCGCGGCAACGGTGCCGGCATCACCTCGCGCGACCGGCCCGGTCAGGGCCGCATCACCGGAGGCCAGCGCGTTGTCCAGGCTGGCCTGCAGCAGCGGGCGCAACACCCGGTCCGCGGGGTCGATGTCGGCCGAGCGCAGGATCTCCATCGCCTGGGCGACGAGGGTGACCATGTGGTTGCTGCCGTGGGCGAGGGCGGCGTGGTAGCGACCGCGGGACTCCTCGGGCACCCACACCGGTTCGCCCCCCATCTCGACGACCAGGGTCTCGGCGACGGGCCGCATCGCCTCCGGCGCGGTGACCCCGAAGCAGCACTCGTGCAGCCGCGTCAGGTCGAGACTGGTCCCGGTGAAGGTCATCGCCGGATGGATCGCCATCGGCAGGACCTCGTCGGCGATCGGGGCGAAGGGGGCCAGTCCGTGCCGGCCCGAGGTGTGGGCCACGAGCTGTCCGGGGCGCCAGGTGCCGGTGGCGTGCAGGCCGGCGACGAGGTCGTCCAGGGCGTCGTCGGGCACGGCGAGGACCACCAGCTGGGCTGCGGTGACCACCTCGGGCACGGGCACCACCGGGACGCCGGGCAGGAGCAGCTCCGCACGGTCCCGGCTGGCCTCGGACACCGCCGACACACCGACGACCTCGTGGCCGGCCCCGCGGAGGGCGGCGCCGAGGACGGCGCCGACACGGCCGGATCCGACGACCCCGACGCGCAGGGTGGGCCGCTCGGGCACGTGTGGGGTGTTCACCGGCCCGACGCTACCGGCCGGGCCGCCCCCTTCGTCCATCCGCCCGGGCCGCGCCAGGAGTCGGCGCCCCCGAGCCCTCGAGGACTCCGCGACAATGCGGGGGTGCGGACATGGCAGGAGGCGTGGGCGGAGGCCCTCTACGGCGAAGGGGGGTTCTACCGTCGCGCGGAAGGGCCAGCCGGCCACTTCGCCACCGCCACGCACGGCCCTGACGGCGAACTCCTTGCGGACGCACTGCTGCGGCTGGTGGAGAAGGAAGGTCTGCGGACGGTCGTCGACGTGGGCTGCGGCCGGGGTGAGCTGCTGACCGCCCTCGCCGCTGTGTCGCGGCACACCCACCCGGACCTCGATCTCCTCGGCGTCGACGTCGTCGACCGCCCCGCCGACCTCGACCCGCGCATCGGCTGGCTGGTCGCCCCCGGCGGCCCCGAGCTGCCCGACCTCGGCACCCCGACCGAGGCACTCGTCCTCGCGCACGAGTGGCTCGACGTGGTGCCGTGCGGCATCACCCGCGCGGACGAGGCCGGGACTCTGCGCACGGTCCACGTCGACGAGGACGGCGCCGAGCACCTCGGCGAGCCACTGGACGAGGCGGACAGCGGCTGGGTGGGGCGGTGGTGGCCCGGGCCGCACCCTCCGGGCGCGGTCGTCGAGATCGGCCGCGCTCGAGACGAGGCATTCGAGCGCCTCGTGGCACGGACGGGGTCGGGCCTGGTCGTCGCCGTCGACTACGGCCACCGGGCGGGTAGGCGACCCATCGACGGGACGCTCATGGGCTATCGCGACGGAAGCGCCTGCCCACCGCTGCCGGACGGGTCGTGTGACCTGACCGCCCACGTGGCGATGGACTCCCTTCGCGCCGATCTCGTGCGCACCCAACGGGAGATGCTGCGGGGCCTGGGGGTCGACGGCGCCCGACCACCGCTCGACCGGGCGCACAGCGACCCCGCCGGCTATCTGGCGGCACTCTCCCGCGCCTCCCACGCCGCAGCGCTCACCGGGCCGGGACCCGGGGACTTCCTGTGGGCGATCCGGCGCGTCGACCGGATCACGGGGTCCGCGGCGCGTTCGTCCCCTCGAGGTCGGATCGCGGGGCCAGCGCCTCGAGGAGGCTCTCGGCGATGAGCACCTGCCCGCGCGGTCCGGGGTGCAGGCGGTCCAGGTACACCCCGTCGGGGGCGGTTGCCACCGGCGGCAGCACCGCGGACAGGTCGACGAAGCTGACGCCCTCGTGCTCGGTGCGCTCGGCCATCTGGTCGAGGTACTGGCTCCAGGGCGGGATCTCGTCGCGCCAGTCCGGCACGAACCAGCCGACGAGCAGCACCGGGCCCTCGTACCCCTGCTCACGCGTCTGCTCGATGAGCGAGTCGAGGACACGACCGAACTCCGCCGGGCCCACACCGCGCAACGCGTCGTTGAAGCCGAGCGGCACGAGCAACAGGTCCGGGTCGAGCGAGAGGCTGTCGGCGAGGTAGGTCGGAGTCCGC
The DNA window shown above is from Janibacter sp. A1S7 and carries:
- a CDS encoding (2Fe-2S)-binding protein, giving the protein MGPRQRLRRVRSWADQQEGARRLRQGQGLSELSTGELRAALAQLDRHLAFLTVRVADDGDPDRGIPLARATTIAPEWIAAYREVTVAQSGTAPAGMPSAFVLQYLLDPLATVIATAAVHTPFALDADPRLWSLDLDPTYLYPVAVQVRPGGHRRVGDDIDRLDTAWAGYRETGTALATQLPTPTKMSSRQRLGMVEDMWEIALARLAGAPPPERTSCCLMYALPGLAPCAGCPRQV
- the lysS gene encoding lysine--tRNA ligase — translated: MRIRREKRDRILADGKQAYPAGTSRTHTLAQVGDTWGHLETGEETQDVVTVAGRVMFIRNTGKLAFAALQEGIGTRLQVMLSLAEVGQESLDAWKHDVDLGDHVAVTGRVIRSRRGELSVMASSWVMASKALRPLPVLHKELSEEARVRQRYADLVVRQDARDMVRLRAGIVRAIRETLHAREFIEIETPVLQLIHGGAAARPFETHMNAFDQGMSLRIALELPLKKAVVGGVDRVYEMGRLFRNEGVDSTHSPEFTSLEVYEAWGDQFTMAELIQSLVLAAADVAGTRQVTTPAGDVDLDGEWRWLSFYPALSEAVGEDVDVTTPIERLRAIAQAKGVALDPAWDAGKVAMELVAELVEPTCVQPTFICDYPAIAQPLARPHREQGKEGLIEAWDLFIGGVERGTAFSELIDPLIQREVLEDQSRRAAAGDDEAMQLDEDFLRALEFGAPPMGGLGLGIDRLIMLFTGVGIRETILFPHTKPEA
- a CDS encoding VOC family protein — its product is MNEIQVSPKLVVSDASAAIAFLVEVFDATEGPVHRHDGSIQHATVHLGGRTLSLKDADEHDPVPTPGAIIEVVCADPDTTAERAVAHGAEVIFPVDDQFYGARAGRLVDPWGTQWLVTTPVASA
- the nadC gene encoding carboxylating nicotinate-nucleotide diphosphorylase translates to MTDPDFPIEAAQRLVTTALAEDLGPDGLDVTSSATIPLDQVTTGHVVAREPGVLAGGPVIALVLDGVASLTSGTPPSLEVRITDGARLGVGDVIALLRGSTQQVLMAERTLLNVMSRLTGIASHTRRWADALAGTGCTVLDTRKTTPGLRELEKYAVRAGGGTNKRMGLYDVAMVKDNHVVAAGGVAPAYTAIRERYPDVTIEVEVESTEQALEALAAGARFLMCDNMSVDLLRATVVAAREWVAGRGESVEIEATGGLTLDDAAEYGATGIDYLSVGGLTHSSPIVDLALDLV
- a CDS encoding L-aspartate oxidase, giving the protein MHEPAGAAPVVLPRFLTSPLPGWTAEADVLVVGSGIAGLTCALRLREHVARVLLVTKTELSAGSTAWAQGGIAAALAPEDSPHEHLDDTLVAGIGLCDESAVEVLVTEGPARVRELIGLGARFDTDDSGAITLTREGGHRRDRIAHAGGDATGAEISRALIAQLEAVRADPGIEIIENALVVDLLTSDEGSVCGATVHVIGEGEIDGVGAARARAVVLATGGLGQIYSATTNPSVATGDGMAAALRAGAALVDVEFVQFHPTVLHLGPGASGQQPLISEAVRGEGAVLVDSTGRAFMADVHPMADLAPRDVVARAILERMQATETDHVLLDARHLGSQFLELRFPTIVARCRELGIDPATEPIPVAPAQHYASGGVRTDLRGRTNLPGLYACGEASCTGVHGANRLASNSLLEGLVFAHRIADDLVARLAAGELPLVGASGEGSAGLLDAGQRDVLQATMTKGVGPLRSRESTSSALASLVELAGTTSDAEPGPHSWETTNLLHLGQALATAAHLREETRGGHVRRDHPDSDDEDWSAHLVHVRDPGDGELVVIRLDVDLAWPQDVSDADETEALEGVP
- the ligD gene encoding non-homologous end-joining DNA ligase → MADAHGSVTRVEVAGRTLRLTSLEKVMYPATETTKGELLSYYARAGETILAHLAQRPVTRVRWPHGTGEQSFFEKNLPSGAPSWLPRVQVEDVTYPLVEDLAQLTYLVNLNSIELHVPQWRVDDDGSRLNPDRLVIDLDPGKPAGLHECATVALLLRERLEGLGLDLYPVTSGSKGMQLYARLGGDLTSEQVRDLAQQLAQEMTRKHPDLVLWKMTKSLRPGKIFLDWSQNVAAKTTVCPYSMRGRDDPWVAAPRTWDEVEAGAQDAGALRQLDFEEVVSRLQEHGDLLAPLLPTDR
- the ligD gene encoding non-homologous end-joining DNA ligase, which codes for MRPMLATLTESVPAGPQWVHEVKWDGMRVLVEAKGGALTVTSRTDRDVTVAYPELVPLADLYDDMVLDGELVALVDGRPSFAGLAERMHVGNARRAAALASSRPVTLMAFDLLRLLGQDLTSQPWAARRQLLEQLEIDGPRWQVPPTYDDGEGLLDATADQGLEGIVSKRRASAYASGRRSPDWLKLPHRHSESVVIGGWRREVGGSLLGAVLVGVPGPDGWDFVGRVGAGLAGRAGAAVLHRLRPIERGGSPFASHVPREDATGTTWVEPEVVIDVASLGRASGRLRQPSYLRVRTDLTSADLWETTDG
- a CDS encoding lysyl-tRNA synthetase, which produces MGEFLSDFWPYLAALLPTVGVAYLFYWVIRYMIEADRSERKAIAKWNAEHGDDLKGNRQPLPKKDGPVDD
- the panD gene encoding aspartate 1-decarboxylase, producing MQRYMLHSKIHRATVTQADLHYVGSLTIDRDLMDAADMLPGQQVDIVDVDNGSRLTTYAIEGDRGSGTICINGAAARLVQPGDTIIIIAYASMDDHEARTFEPQVVFVDEDNRIVQQYHDAGDVPEGYGLMTSAVTHREHPGGGTSGA
- a CDS encoding histone-like nucleoid-structuring protein Lsr2, with amino-acid sequence MAQRVQIILEDDIDGGDATETVTFGLDGVSYEIDLNEKNATALRDALAGYVGAGRRVAGRRSSGASSTRSNSNELAKIREWARANGYDVSDRGRISKKVRDAYAKAKG